A region from the Macaca mulatta isolate MMU2019108-1 chromosome 13, T2T-MMU8v2.0, whole genome shotgun sequence genome encodes:
- the TMEM150A gene encoding transmembrane protein 150A isoform X1, whose product MTAWILLPVSLSAFSITGIWTVYAMAVMNHHVCPVENWSYNESCPPDPAEQGGPKTCCTLDNVPLISKCGSYPPESCLFSLIGNMGAFMVALICLLRYGQLLEQSRHSWVNTTALISGCTNAAGLLVVGNFQVDHARSLHYVGAGVAFPAGLLFVCLHCALSYQGATAPLDLAVAYLRSVLAVIAFITLVLSGVFFVHESSQLQHGAALCEWVCVIDILIFYGTFSYEFGAVSSDTLVAALQPTPGRACKSSGSSSTSTHLNCAPESIAMI is encoded by the exons ATGACCGCCTGGATCCTCCTGCCTGTCAGCCTGTCAGCGTTCTCCATTACTGGCATATGGACTGT GTATGCCATGGCTGTGATGAACCACCATGTATGTCCCGTGGAGAACTG GTCCTACAACGAGTCCTGCCCTCCTGACCCTGCTGAGCAAGGGGGCCCCAAGACCTGCTGCACCCTGGACAATGTCCCCCTCATCAG CAAGTGCGGCTCCTATCCCCCAGAAAGCTGCCTCTTCAGCCTCATTGGCAACATGGGTGCTTTCATGG TGGCCCTGATCTGCCTCCTGCGCTACGGGCAGCTCCTGGAGCAGAGTAGGCACTCTTGGGTTAACACCACAGCGCTCATCTCAGGCTGCACCAACGCCGCGGGCCTCTTGGTGGTTGGCAACTTTCAG GTGGATCATGCCAGGTCTCTGCACTACGTTGGAGCTGGTGTGGCCTTCCCTGCGGGGCTGCTCTTTGTCTGCCTGCACTGTGCTCTCTCCTACCAAGGGGCCACCGCCCCACTGGACCTGGCTGTGGCCTATCTGCGAAGTGTGCTGGCTGTCATCGCCTTTATCACCCTGGTCCTCA GTGGAGTCTTCTTTGTCCATGAGAGTTCTCAGCTGCAACATGGGGCAGCcctgtgtgagtgggtgtgtgtcATCGATATCCTCATTTTCTATGGCACCTTCAGCTATGAGTTTGGGGCAGTCTCCTCAGACACACTGGTGGCTGCATTGCAGCCTACCCCTGGCCGGGCCTGCAAGTCCTCCGGGAGCAGCAGCACCTCCACCCACCTCAACTGTGCCCCCGAGAGCATCGCTATGATCTAA
- the TMEM150A gene encoding transmembrane protein 150A isoform X2 — translation MYVPWRTGPTTSPALLTLLSKGAPRPAAPWTMSPSSVALICLLRYGQLLEQSRHSWVNTTALISGCTNAAGLLVVGNFQVDHARSLHYVGAGVAFPAGLLFVCLHCALSYQGATAPLDLAVAYLRSVLAVIAFITLVLSGVFFVHESSQLQHGAALCEWVCVIDILIFYGTFSYEFGAVSSDTLVAALQPTPGRACKSSGSSSTSTHLNCAPESIAMI, via the exons ATGTATGTCCCGTGGAGAACTG GTCCTACAACGAGTCCTGCCCTCCTGACCCTGCTGAGCAAGGGGGCCCCAAGACCTGCTGCACCCTGGACAATGTCCCCCTCATCAG TGGCCCTGATCTGCCTCCTGCGCTACGGGCAGCTCCTGGAGCAGAGTAGGCACTCTTGGGTTAACACCACAGCGCTCATCTCAGGCTGCACCAACGCCGCGGGCCTCTTGGTGGTTGGCAACTTTCAG GTGGATCATGCCAGGTCTCTGCACTACGTTGGAGCTGGTGTGGCCTTCCCTGCGGGGCTGCTCTTTGTCTGCCTGCACTGTGCTCTCTCCTACCAAGGGGCCACCGCCCCACTGGACCTGGCTGTGGCCTATCTGCGAAGTGTGCTGGCTGTCATCGCCTTTATCACCCTGGTCCTCA GTGGAGTCTTCTTTGTCCATGAGAGTTCTCAGCTGCAACATGGGGCAGCcctgtgtgagtgggtgtgtgtcATCGATATCCTCATTTTCTATGGCACCTTCAGCTATGAGTTTGGGGCAGTCTCCTCAGACACACTGGTGGCTGCATTGCAGCCTACCCCTGGCCGGGCCTGCAAGTCCTCCGGGAGCAGCAGCACCTCCACCCACCTCAACTGTGCCCCCGAGAGCATCGCTATGATCTAA
- the RNF181 gene encoding E3 ubiquitin-protein ligase RNF181 isoform X1, whose protein sequence is MASYFDEHDCEPSDPEQETRTNMLLELARSLFNRMDFEDLGLVVDWDHHLPPPAAKNVVENLPRTVIRGSQAALTLPWAQYSSCFLFMDCWGTEEEWQLGTGEGGYQLMKIRPRLEHCSTFLRQIPVPYAAMSCPLMTTLMRSTDEIRLENSSSNTDWRTSMEPCTREEAGAECWPSASSLLTLNPH, encoded by the exons ATGGCGTCCTATTTCGATGAACACGACTGCGAGCCGTCTGACCCCGAGCAGGAGACGCGAACCAACATGCTGCTGGAGCTCGCAAG GTCACTTTTCAATAGGATGGACTTTGAAGACTTGGGGTTGGTAGTAGATTGGGACCACCACCTGCCTCCACCAGCTGCCAAGAATGTGGTTGAGAACCTCCCCAGGACAGTCATCAGAGGCTCTCAGGCTG CTCTCACCCTGCCCTGGGCCCAGTACTCAAGCTGCTTTCTGTTCATGGACTGCTGGGGGACTGAAGAAGAGTGGCAGTTGGGAACAGGGGAGGGTGGTTATCAGCTTATGAAGATCAGACCAAGGCTAGAACACTGCTCTACTTTTCTCAGACAAATTCCTGTCCCTTATGCCGCCATGAGCTGCCCACTGATGACGACACTTATGAGGAGCACAGACGAGATAAG GCTcgaaaacagcagcagcaacaccGACTGGAGAACCTCCATGGAGCCATGTACACGTGAGGAGGCTGGGGCTGAGTGCTGGCCCTCTGCGTCTTCCTTACTAACCTTGAATCCTCATTAA
- the RNF181 gene encoding E3 ubiquitin-protein ligase RNF181, protein MASYFDEHDCEPSDPEQETRTNMLLELARSLFNRMDFEDLGLVVDWDHHLPPPAAKNVVENLPRTVIRGSQAELKCPVCLLEFEEEETAIEMPCHHLFHSSCILPWLSKTNSCPLCRHELPTDDDTYEEHRRDKARKQQQQHRLENLHGAMYT, encoded by the exons ATGGCGTCCTATTTCGATGAACACGACTGCGAGCCGTCTGACCCCGAGCAGGAGACGCGAACCAACATGCTGCTGGAGCTCGCAAG GTCACTTTTCAATAGGATGGACTTTGAAGACTTGGGGTTGGTAGTAGATTGGGACCACCACCTGCCTCCACCAGCTGCCAAGAATGTGGTTGAGAACCTCCCCAGGACAGTCATCAGAGGCTCTCAGGCTG AGCTCAAGTGCCCCGTGTGTCTTTTGGAATTTGAAGAGGAGGAGACTGCCATTGAGATGCCTTGCCATCACCTTTTCCATTCCAGCTGCATTCTGCCCTGGCTAAGCAAG ACAAATTCCTGTCCCTTATGCCGCCATGAGCTGCCCACTGATGACGACACTTATGAGGAGCACAGACGAGATAAG GCTcgaaaacagcagcagcaacaccGACTGGAGAACCTCCATGGAGCCATGTACACGTGA
- the VAMP5 gene encoding vesicle-associated membrane protein 5 isoform X1 — translation MLNNFDKVLERDGKLAELEQRSEQLLDMSSTFSKTTKTLAQKKRWENIRSRVCLGLVVVGGLLIILIVLLAVFLPQSSDSSSAPRTQDAGTASGPGD, via the exons ATGCTTAACAACTTCGACAAGGTCCTGGAACGTGATGGGAAGCTGGCCGAACTGGAGCAGCGTTCAGAGCAACTCCTGGATATG AGCTCAACCTTCAGCAAGACTACAAAGACCCTGGCCCAGAAGAAGCGCTGGGAGAACATCCGTAGCCGGGTCTGCTTGGGGCTGGTGGTGGTCGGTGGCCTGCTCATCATCCTGATTGTGCTGCTGGCCGTCTTTCTCCCTCAGAGCAGTGACAGCAGTAGTGCCCCACGGACCCAGGATGCAGGCACTGCCTCAGGGCCTGGGGACTGA
- the VAMP5 gene encoding vesicle-associated membrane protein 5: protein MAGKELERCQRQANEVTEIMLNNFDKVLERDGKLAELEQRSEQLLDMSSTFSKTTKTLAQKKRWENIRSRVCLGLVVVGGLLIILIVLLAVFLPQSSDSSSAPRTQDAGTASGPGD from the exons ATG GCAGGAAAAGAGTTGGAGCGGTGCCAGCGGCAGGCAAACGAGGTGACGGAAATTATGCTTAACAACTTCGACAAGGTCCTGGAACGTGATGGGAAGCTGGCCGAACTGGAGCAGCGTTCAGAGCAACTCCTGGATATG AGCTCAACCTTCAGCAAGACTACAAAGACCCTGGCCCAGAAGAAGCGCTGGGAGAACATCCGTAGCCGGGTCTGCTTGGGGCTGGTGGTGGTCGGTGGCCTGCTCATCATCCTGATTGTGCTGCTGGCCGTCTTTCTCCCTCAGAGCAGTGACAGCAGTAGTGCCCCACGGACCCAGGATGCAGGCACTGCCTCAGGGCCTGGGGACTGA